A stretch of Pangasianodon hypophthalmus isolate fPanHyp1 chromosome 9, fPanHyp1.pri, whole genome shotgun sequence DNA encodes these proteins:
- the LOC113530209 gene encoding protein AMN1 homolog isoform X3: MMDSLLDLSAVCVAQYADQYIECIRTLPFSVKDKLLRIMTAKGTLTDSNISQLLHAGIHTLGLQNCKVSDSALRQIHCQQLKTIILKGCVNITSEGLNALASHCRSLQVVDLTGCAAVTDSGVRALTRSCKRLEVISLNECPAISDVALIELGANCRCLYSIDFSGTDVTDEGVIGLVTGVCCQSLKELQMVRCRNLTDKAVAAVLSNCVNIRIFLFHGCPLITDKSREALHNLIGPKKIQQVSWTVY, translated from the exons ATGATGGATTCTTTATTAGATCT gagtgcagtgtgtgtggctCAGTATGCAGACCAGTATATTGAGTGCATTAGGACTTTACCATTCAGCGTCAAGGACAAACTGCTACGAATAATGACGGCTAAAGGCACTCTTACCGATTCCAACATAAGTCAG CTCCTGCATGCAGGAATTCACACCCTCGGCCTGCAGAACTGCAAGGTTTCAGACTCAGCACTCAGACAAATCCACTGTCAGCAACTAAAGACTATAATACTAAAAGGATGTGTGAATATCACATCAGAAG GTCTGAACGCCTTGGCCTCACACTGTAGGAGTCTTCAGGTAGTTGACCTCACTGGATGTGCAGCTGTAACTGACTCAGGTGTACGAGCGCTGACGCGGAGCTGTAAGCGGCTAGAGGTTATCTCCCTCAATGAATGCCCTGCAATCAGTGATGTAGCCCTGATCGAGCTAGGGGCTAACTGCAGGTGTCTGTACAGCATCGATTTTAGTGGGACAGAC GTCACTGACGAAGGTGTTATTGGTCTTGTAACTGGAGTGTGCTGCCAGAGCTTAAAG GAGTTACAGATGGTACGGTGCCGTAACTTAACAGACAAGGCTGTGGCTGCTGTTCTCTCAAACTGTGTCAACATCAGAATATTCCTTTTTCATGGATGTCCCCTCATTACAG ATAAATCCAGGGAGGCACTTCATAACCTTATCGGGCCTAAAAAGATTCAGCAGGTCTCCTGGACTGTATACTGA
- the etfbkmt gene encoding electron transfer flavoprotein beta subunit lysine methyltransferase, whose amino-acid sequence MNRGLFIYLRGKDTLRKTLQTVRQRSIRHYMKCKTETEIKRFIVENTEIVKGQSLTPEISLRLFTVKCRFWTERAELWPLPDPFWAIYWPGGQALTRYLLNNPELSVGRRVLDLGCGCGASAIAAKLSGAAHVVANDIDPIAAIATKMNCELNGLEPLPCVTDNLIGSEPENWDLILLGDMFYDETLTDSLHKWLYKCVKLHRTQILIGDPGRAQFESHDVKALLYERARFELPDSVREENYGLTSSTVWCYRPDY is encoded by the exons ATGAACCGAggactgtttatttatttacgtgGCAAAGACACGTTGAGAAAAACCCTTCAGACTGTTCGACAAAGAAGCATTCGCCATTATATGAAATGTaaaacagaaactgaaataAAGCGGTTTATTGTAGAAAACACTGAGATAGTCAAAGGTCAAAGTTTAACACCCGAGATCTCTTTAAGACTCTTTACAGTGAAATGTCGCTTCTGGACGGAGAGAGCAGAGTTGTGGCCACTTCCTGATCCCTTCTGGGCTATATACTGGCCTGGGGGACAGGCACTGACCAG gtatcTTCTAAACAATCCAGAGCTGTCAGTAGGTAGAAGAGTGCTGGATCTCGGATGTGGCTGTGGTGCATCTGCTATTGCTGCTAAACTCAGTGGGGCTGCTCATGTTGTGGCCAATGACATTGATCCAA TTGCTGCTATTGCCACAAAGATGAACTGTGAGCTGAATGGATTAGAGCCCTTGCCTTGTGTGACTGACAATCTGATCGGTTCAGAACCTGAGAACTGGGACCTCATCCTGCTGGGAGACATGTTCTATGATGAGACTCTTACAGACAGCTTACATAAGTGGCTCTACAAATGTGTTAAGCTTCACAGAACACAGATCCTTATTGGAGACCCAGGACGGGCTCAGTTTGAGAGCCATGACGTCAAGGCACTGTTGTATGAACGGGCTCGGTTTGAGTTACCTGACTCGGTTCGAGAGGAAAATTATGGACTGACAAGTAGCACAGTGTGGTGCTACAGACCTGATTACTAA
- the LOC113530209 gene encoding uncharacterized protein LOC113530209 isoform X2: MEKLGGSGDGTSNHLSQTSNNITIPLETILKDKEILSYEGPRAFESDWKLSSPSLQTSNGQILAHQHNNESCIRKSMVSIHRQTGQNRNHGCTAVLPKENSPQHELKHLCSNDRPPETSAWKLLLQKCPIQLSSSSFRHQNASSASTTTNISQQSMPHMIVLNTNNLSGSWKNNQYSQHQHVKIVNNLPKDSICQGLLTDVGRCGFILAQSQPVKLCQQNACMPKDSYQQRYAPQKAIAVVTPLTQQVVAGVTFSKTLTKVKEGGHETRYLPNKNNHHPYIPHTLQSTTNESGTKTLYDNISQTKEMPSKSVLATGFSHCVKNNGPAENNKLPGQSERLSSVPVNSVSIERKEVVQPYLTDNNCSAKFLSEDDATVMGRNSEGTETRMDARMHKLSTIPVNEWSLQRLQTLVTDLEQMQKRQQKDIPFFDLSSKILKLYWNGDYQKLCNAAKSSIYINIMKEVRLHCGTENSVILQGVSRERLNEIASSFHILEHGIAPPKMVYKSSWLNLSEKHYDMDKEHDCLSSLMTLHYKTKIADKDVPMKEMENRQEPTDEKLKASNKALSEGEKQSKSLPPEHQNNSSVKGDKMVRKEPVVMDAENKCSVRETEGQDSMTVNVIKKRVQSEKQNKTNGENEAPLLLSSSTQSLDVSDSCIKPGNLFKLPTTDVTPRLDKNGITDCISVEMSILPPEKARRLFAGEPDEEVDNRQKEDEQILTDSRGQVTVELFDQDKKHMATENKSEEGSNRIKINWQLENYCCLAKWFHVLGYRNGGLCKCEKKAEVSRHANTSGKGVKEVNADKLRHPFEKASKLTDTDICVLRDNRQAKNRLGYRSMTGKNSVTSPIDDDDASIDEIEIVDVVTNYEDVLKMANAMSEQMEMPLIARTARESTSGRKHCRAHKKITTPKFKTGDTLINLALFGTSHMRQKKNISGLMSSDKVHLPPETINVRVGSGWDEYPNSTKSQTPKQQVWNSWKKTYVPSKMSTNKRSKMRKSAKAAESKNDAADNSVIKTTAFDLITTLLSHEEDAQTHQSEAKYENTSSLASADKQKNTDRDQSKKKNRKKISSTRKDKIRKLKLNKMLASFNLNKRWNYTNNGSKLRKSSFDQAQSINTSKNKLNTGLALNFGVLPESFIIPDGSSSMEAKQSASADSGAWCDSPRKKQCLKSTPTQPNTSGPSTFQEFKKKYEEKKQRIPT, translated from the exons ATGGAAAAGCTTGGTGGCTCTGGAGATGGCACATCCAATCATCTAAGCCAAACATCTAATAACATAACTATACCTCTGGAGACCATTCTAAAGGACAAGGAAATCCTTTCTTATGAAGGACCAAGAGCATTTGAAAGTGACTGGAAACTATCATCACCAAGTCTGCAAACCAGCAATGGCCAGATTTTGGCACATCAACATAATAACGAATCTTGCATAAGAAAATCTATGGTGTCAATTCATAGACAGACTGGACAGAATAGAAATCATGGTTGTACAGCAGTGCTCCCTAAAGAAAACTCTCCTCAGCACGAATTGAAACATCTCTGTTCAAATGATAGACCACCAGAAACATCAGCTTGGAAACTCTTGCTTCAAAAATGCCCAATTCAGTTAAGTTCTTCATCCTTCAGACACCAAAATGCATCTTCTGCCTCAACGACCACAAACATATCACAACAGTCTATGCCACATATGATTGTTCTGAATACTAATAATCTCAGTGGAAGCTGGAAGAATAATCAATACAGTCAGCACCAGCATGTGAAGATTGTTAATAATTTACCTAAGGACTCGATCTGTCAGGGATTGTTGACTGATGTTGGAcgttgtggttttattttagcACAGTCTCAACCGGTCAAACTTTGTCAACAAAATGCTTGTATGCCTAAAGATAGCTATCAGCAGAGGTATGCGCCTCAGAAAGCTATTGCTGTTGTTACACCATTGACTCAGCAGGTAGTTGCAGGTGTTACATTTTCAAAGACCCTGACCAAAGTGAAGGAGGGAGGCCATGAAACAAGATATCTACCAAATAAGAATAACCATCACCCTTACATTCCACATACCTTACAGTCAACAACTAATGAAAGTGGTACAAAAACTTTGTATGATAATATATCACAAACAAAGGAAATGCCATCAAAATCAGTACTAGCCACTGGATTTTCTCACTGTGTAAAGAATAATGGCCCTGCTGAGAATAATAAACTTCCTGGTCAGAGTGAAAGATTGTCCTCAGTCCCTGTTAAtagtgtgagtatagagagaaAAGAAGTGGTACAGCCGTATCTCACTGACAATAACTGTAGTGCTAAATTTCTCAGTGAAGATGATGCTACGGTGATGGGCAGAAATTCTGAAGGCACGGAAACTAGAATGGATGCTAGAATGCATAAGTTGTCTACCATACCTGTAAATGAGTGGTCTCTTCAGAGATTGCAAACCTTAGTGACTGACTTAGAGCAGATGCAAAAAAGGCAGCAGAAAGACATACCTTTTTTTGACCTTTCCAGCAAGATTTTAAAATTGTACTGGAATGGAGATTATCAAAAATTATGCAATGCAGCAAAGTCAAGCAtttatatcaatatcatgaaaGAAGTCAGACTTCACTGCGGAACAGAAAATTCTGTAATACTCCAGGGAGTTTcaagagagagactgaatgaAATTGCATCAAGCTTTCACATTTTAGAACATGGCATTGCACCCCCCAAGATGGTGTACAAATCATCCTGGTTGAATCTCAGTGAGAAACACTATGATATGGACAAGGAACATGATTGTCTGTCATCCTTAATGACTTtgcactacaaaacaaaaattgcTGACAAGGACGTGCCAATGAAAGAGATGGAAAACAGGCAGGAGCCTACAGATGAGAAGCTAAAGGCATCTAATAAGGCACTAAGTgaaggagagaaacagagcaaaTCATTACCACCTGAGCATCAAAACAACTCAAGTGTTAAAGGTGACAAAATGGTAAGAAAAGAGCCAGTGGTCATGGatgctgaaaataaatgttctgtcagagagacagaaggacaaGATAGTATGACTGTGAATGTGATAAAGAAAAGAGTACAATcagagaaacaaaataaaacaaatggtGAAAATGAGGCACCTTTGCTACTGTCCTCAAGTACACAATCATTAGATGTGAGTGACAGCTGTATAAAACCAGGGAATTTGTTCAAACTCCCCACCACAGACGTGACTCCTAGGTTGGACAAAAATGGTATTACAGACTGCATTTCTGTTGAGATGAGCATCCTTCCACCAGAGAAAGCTAGAAGATTGTTTGCTGGGGAGCCAGATGAAGAGGTGGATAACAGGCAAAAAGAAGATGAACAAATTTTGACAGACAGCAGGGGTCAAGTCACTGTGGAATTAtttgaccaggataaaaaaCACATGGCCActgaaaataaatcagaagAGGGGAGCAATAGAATTAAAATCAATTGGCAATTGGAGAACTACTGTTGTCTCGCTAAATGGTTCCATGTTTTGGGCTATAGAAATGGAGGGCTTTGCAAGTGTGAGAAAAAAGCTGAAGTGAGTCGTCATGCTAACACCTCAGGCAAAGGTGTGAAGGAGGTAAATGCAGATAAGCTCAGGCATCCTTTCGAGAAAGCTTCGAAGCTCACTGATACTGACATTTGTGTGCTGAGAGATAACAGACAGGCAAAAAACAGACTTGGATACAGAAGCATGACTGGAAAAAATTCAGTTACCTCACccattgatgatgatgatgccagCATAGATGAGATTGAGATTGTGGATGTCGTCACAAACTATGAAGATGTACTTAAAATGGCAAATGCAATGTCAGAGCAGATGGAAATGCCACTTATAGCACGTACTGCACGTGAGTCCACATCAGGCAGGAAACACTGCAGAGctcacaaaaaaatcacaacgCCAAAGTTCAAGACAGGAGATACACTAATAAACCTTGCATTATTTGGCACCTCTCACatgagacaaaagaaaaatatttctggGTTGATGTCATCGGATAAGGTGCACCTTCCCCCGGAAACAATTAATGTAAGAGTAGGTTCTGGTTGGGATGAGTACCCTAACAGTACTAAAAGCCAGACTCCTAAACAGCAAGTTTGGAATTCTTGGAAGAAGACCTATGTGCCATCAAAGATGTCTACTAACAAAAGGTCAAAGATGCGGAAAAGTGCAAAAGCAGCAGAATCAAAAAATGATGCTGCAGATAACTCTGTGATAAAAACAACAGCCTTTGATCTGATTACAACTTTGCTGTCACATGAAGAAGATGCACAAACACATCAGTCTGAagcaaaatatgaaaatacatCGTCTTTGGCATCAGctgacaaacagaaaaatacagacagagatcaatccaagaaaaaaaacaggaaaaaaatcagttctACCAGAAAGGATAAAATAAGGAAGCTGAAACTAAACAAAATGTTGGCATCATTTAATCTCAACAAGAGATGGAATTACACAAATAATGGAAGTAAACTAAGGAAGTCCTCCTTTGATCAGGCTCAGTCTATTaatacaagtaaaaataaattaaacacaggTTTAGCCTTAAATTTCGGAGTTCTGCCAGAGTCTTTCATCATACCAGACGGTAGTTCCTCCATGGAAGCCAAACAGTCTGCAAGTGCAGATAGTG GTGCTTGGTGTGACAGCCCCAGGAAGAAACAGTGCCTCAAATCTACCCCTACCCAACCAAACACATCTGGGCCCAGCACATTCCAAGAATTCAAGaagaaatatgaagaaaaaaagcagagaatTCCTAcctaa
- the LOC113530209 gene encoding uncharacterized protein LOC113530209 isoform X1, with protein MEKLGGSGDGTSNHLSQTSNNITIPLETILKDKEILSYEGPRAFESDWKLSSPSLQTSNGQILAHQHNNESCIRKSMVSIHRQTGQNRNHGCTAVLPKENSPQHELKHLCSNDRPPETSAWKLLLQKCPIQLSSSSFRHQNASSASTTTNISQQSMPHMIVLNTNNLSGSWKNNQYSQHQHVKIVNNLPKDSICQGLLTDVGRCGFILAQSQPVKLCQQNACMPKDSYQQRYAPQKAIAVVTPLTQQVVAGVTFSKTLTKVKEGGHETRYLPNKNNHHPYIPHTLQSTTNESGTKTLYDNISQTKEMPSKSVLATGFSHCVKNNGPAENNKLPGQSERLSSVPVNSVSIERKEVVQPYLTDNNCSAKFLSEDDATVMGRNSEGTETRMDARMHKLSTIPVNEWSLQRLQTLVTDLEQMQKRQQKDIPFFDLSSKILKLYWNGDYQKLCNAAKSSIYINIMKEVRLHCGTENSVILQGVSRERLNEIASSFHILEHGIAPPKMVYKSSWLNLSEKHYDMDKEHDCLSSLMTLHYKTKIADKDVPMKEMENRQEPTDEKLKASNKALSEGEKQSKSLPPEHQNNSSVKGDKMVRKEPVVMDAENKCSVRETEGQDSMTVNVIKKRVQSEKQNKTNGENEAPLLLSSSTQSLDVSDSCIKPGNLFKLPTTDVTPRLDKNGITDCISVEMSILPPEKARRLFAGEPDEEVDNRQKEDEQILTDSRGQVTVELFDQDKKHMATENKSEEGSNRIKINWQLENYCCLAKWFHVLGYRNGGLCKCEKKAEVSRHANTSGKGVKEVNADKLRHPFEKASKLTDTDICVLRDNRQAKNRLGYRSMTGKNSVTSPIDDDDASIDEIEIVDVVTNYEDVLKMANAMSEQMEMPLIARTARESTSGRKHCRAHKKITTPKFKTGDTLINLALFGTSHMRQKKNISGLMSSDKVHLPPETINVRVGSGWDEYPNSTKSQTPKQQVWNSWKKTYVPSKMSTNKRSKMRKSAKAAESKNDAADNSVIKTTAFDLITTLLSHEEDAQTHQSEAKYENTSSLASADKQKNTDRDQSKKKNRKKISSTRKDKIRKLKLNKMLASFNLNKRWNYTNNGSKLRKSSFDQAQSINTSKNKLNTGLALNFGVLPESFIIPDGSSSMEAKQSASADSGSKVKTVIQTKRTWGMSGAWCDSPRKKQCLKSTPTQPNTSGPSTFQEFKKKYEEKKQRIPT; from the exons ATGGAAAAGCTTGGTGGCTCTGGAGATGGCACATCCAATCATCTAAGCCAAACATCTAATAACATAACTATACCTCTGGAGACCATTCTAAAGGACAAGGAAATCCTTTCTTATGAAGGACCAAGAGCATTTGAAAGTGACTGGAAACTATCATCACCAAGTCTGCAAACCAGCAATGGCCAGATTTTGGCACATCAACATAATAACGAATCTTGCATAAGAAAATCTATGGTGTCAATTCATAGACAGACTGGACAGAATAGAAATCATGGTTGTACAGCAGTGCTCCCTAAAGAAAACTCTCCTCAGCACGAATTGAAACATCTCTGTTCAAATGATAGACCACCAGAAACATCAGCTTGGAAACTCTTGCTTCAAAAATGCCCAATTCAGTTAAGTTCTTCATCCTTCAGACACCAAAATGCATCTTCTGCCTCAACGACCACAAACATATCACAACAGTCTATGCCACATATGATTGTTCTGAATACTAATAATCTCAGTGGAAGCTGGAAGAATAATCAATACAGTCAGCACCAGCATGTGAAGATTGTTAATAATTTACCTAAGGACTCGATCTGTCAGGGATTGTTGACTGATGTTGGAcgttgtggttttattttagcACAGTCTCAACCGGTCAAACTTTGTCAACAAAATGCTTGTATGCCTAAAGATAGCTATCAGCAGAGGTATGCGCCTCAGAAAGCTATTGCTGTTGTTACACCATTGACTCAGCAGGTAGTTGCAGGTGTTACATTTTCAAAGACCCTGACCAAAGTGAAGGAGGGAGGCCATGAAACAAGATATCTACCAAATAAGAATAACCATCACCCTTACATTCCACATACCTTACAGTCAACAACTAATGAAAGTGGTACAAAAACTTTGTATGATAATATATCACAAACAAAGGAAATGCCATCAAAATCAGTACTAGCCACTGGATTTTCTCACTGTGTAAAGAATAATGGCCCTGCTGAGAATAATAAACTTCCTGGTCAGAGTGAAAGATTGTCCTCAGTCCCTGTTAAtagtgtgagtatagagagaaAAGAAGTGGTACAGCCGTATCTCACTGACAATAACTGTAGTGCTAAATTTCTCAGTGAAGATGATGCTACGGTGATGGGCAGAAATTCTGAAGGCACGGAAACTAGAATGGATGCTAGAATGCATAAGTTGTCTACCATACCTGTAAATGAGTGGTCTCTTCAGAGATTGCAAACCTTAGTGACTGACTTAGAGCAGATGCAAAAAAGGCAGCAGAAAGACATACCTTTTTTTGACCTTTCCAGCAAGATTTTAAAATTGTACTGGAATGGAGATTATCAAAAATTATGCAATGCAGCAAAGTCAAGCAtttatatcaatatcatgaaaGAAGTCAGACTTCACTGCGGAACAGAAAATTCTGTAATACTCCAGGGAGTTTcaagagagagactgaatgaAATTGCATCAAGCTTTCACATTTTAGAACATGGCATTGCACCCCCCAAGATGGTGTACAAATCATCCTGGTTGAATCTCAGTGAGAAACACTATGATATGGACAAGGAACATGATTGTCTGTCATCCTTAATGACTTtgcactacaaaacaaaaattgcTGACAAGGACGTGCCAATGAAAGAGATGGAAAACAGGCAGGAGCCTACAGATGAGAAGCTAAAGGCATCTAATAAGGCACTAAGTgaaggagagaaacagagcaaaTCATTACCACCTGAGCATCAAAACAACTCAAGTGTTAAAGGTGACAAAATGGTAAGAAAAGAGCCAGTGGTCATGGatgctgaaaataaatgttctgtcagagagacagaaggacaaGATAGTATGACTGTGAATGTGATAAAGAAAAGAGTACAATcagagaaacaaaataaaacaaatggtGAAAATGAGGCACCTTTGCTACTGTCCTCAAGTACACAATCATTAGATGTGAGTGACAGCTGTATAAAACCAGGGAATTTGTTCAAACTCCCCACCACAGACGTGACTCCTAGGTTGGACAAAAATGGTATTACAGACTGCATTTCTGTTGAGATGAGCATCCTTCCACCAGAGAAAGCTAGAAGATTGTTTGCTGGGGAGCCAGATGAAGAGGTGGATAACAGGCAAAAAGAAGATGAACAAATTTTGACAGACAGCAGGGGTCAAGTCACTGTGGAATTAtttgaccaggataaaaaaCACATGGCCActgaaaataaatcagaagAGGGGAGCAATAGAATTAAAATCAATTGGCAATTGGAGAACTACTGTTGTCTCGCTAAATGGTTCCATGTTTTGGGCTATAGAAATGGAGGGCTTTGCAAGTGTGAGAAAAAAGCTGAAGTGAGTCGTCATGCTAACACCTCAGGCAAAGGTGTGAAGGAGGTAAATGCAGATAAGCTCAGGCATCCTTTCGAGAAAGCTTCGAAGCTCACTGATACTGACATTTGTGTGCTGAGAGATAACAGACAGGCAAAAAACAGACTTGGATACAGAAGCATGACTGGAAAAAATTCAGTTACCTCACccattgatgatgatgatgccagCATAGATGAGATTGAGATTGTGGATGTCGTCACAAACTATGAAGATGTACTTAAAATGGCAAATGCAATGTCAGAGCAGATGGAAATGCCACTTATAGCACGTACTGCACGTGAGTCCACATCAGGCAGGAAACACTGCAGAGctcacaaaaaaatcacaacgCCAAAGTTCAAGACAGGAGATACACTAATAAACCTTGCATTATTTGGCACCTCTCACatgagacaaaagaaaaatatttctggGTTGATGTCATCGGATAAGGTGCACCTTCCCCCGGAAACAATTAATGTAAGAGTAGGTTCTGGTTGGGATGAGTACCCTAACAGTACTAAAAGCCAGACTCCTAAACAGCAAGTTTGGAATTCTTGGAAGAAGACCTATGTGCCATCAAAGATGTCTACTAACAAAAGGTCAAAGATGCGGAAAAGTGCAAAAGCAGCAGAATCAAAAAATGATGCTGCAGATAACTCTGTGATAAAAACAACAGCCTTTGATCTGATTACAACTTTGCTGTCACATGAAGAAGATGCACAAACACATCAGTCTGAagcaaaatatgaaaatacatCGTCTTTGGCATCAGctgacaaacagaaaaatacagacagagatcaatccaagaaaaaaaacaggaaaaaaatcagttctACCAGAAAGGATAAAATAAGGAAGCTGAAACTAAACAAAATGTTGGCATCATTTAATCTCAACAAGAGATGGAATTACACAAATAATGGAAGTAAACTAAGGAAGTCCTCCTTTGATCAGGCTCAGTCTATTaatacaagtaaaaataaattaaacacaggTTTAGCCTTAAATTTCGGAGTTCTGCCAGAGTCTTTCATCATACCAGACGGTAGTTCCTCCATGGAAGCCAAACAGTCTGCAAGTGCAGATAGTG GATCCAAAGTTAAAACTGTGATTCAGACCAAAAGGACATGGGGCATGTCAg GTGCTTGGTGTGACAGCCCCAGGAAGAAACAGTGCCTCAAATCTACCCCTACCCAACCAAACACATCTGGGCCCAGCACATTCCAAGAATTCAAGaagaaatatgaagaaaaaaagcagagaatTCCTAcctaa